The following coding sequences lie in one Pan paniscus chromosome X, NHGRI_mPanPan1-v2.0_pri, whole genome shotgun sequence genomic window:
- the CHST7 gene encoding carbohydrate sulfotransferase 7, producing the protein MKGRRRRRREYCKFALLLVLYTLVLLLVPSVLDGGRDGDKGAEHCPGLQRSLGVWSLEAAAAGEREQGAEARAAEEGGANQSPRFPSNLSGAVGEAVSREKQHIYVHATWRTGSSFLGELFNQHPDVFYLYEPMWHLWQALYPGDAESLQGALRDMLRSLFRCDFSVLRLYAPPGDSAARAPDTANLTTAALFRWRTNKVICSPPLCPGAPRARAEVGLVEDTACERSCPPVAIRALEAECRKYPVVVIKDVRLLDLGVLVPLLRDPGLNLKVVQLFRDPRAVHNSRLKSRQGLLRESIQVLRTRQRGDRFHRVLLAHGVGARPGGQSRALPAAPRADFFLTGALEVICEAWLRDLLFARGAPAWLRRRYLRLRYEDLVRQPRTQLRRLLRFSGLRALAALDAFALNMTRGAAYGADRPFHLSARDAREAVHAWRERLSREQVRQVEAACAPAMRLLAYPRSGEEGDAEQPREGETPLEMDADGAT; encoded by the coding sequence ATGAAGGGCCGGCGGCGGCGACGCCGAGAGTACTGCAAGTTCGCGCTGCTGTTGGTGCTGTACACGCTGGTGCTGTTGCTCGTCCCCTCCGTATTGGACGGCGGCCGCGACGGGGACAAGGGCGCCGAGCACTGCCCCGGCCTGCAGCGCAGCCTGGGAGTGTGGAGCCtggaggcggcggcggccggcGAACGCGAGCAGGGCGCGGAGGCGCGGGCCGCCGAGGAAGGGGGCGCGAACCAGTCTCCTCGGTTCCCAAGCAACCTCAGCGGCGCTGTCGGGGAGGCAGTGTCTCGCGAGAAGCAGCACATCTACGTGCATGCCACCTGGCGCACCGGCTCGTCCTTCCTGGGCGAACTCTTTAACCAGCACCCGGACGTTTTCTACTTGTATGAGCCCATGTGGCATCTATGGCAGGCGCTGTATCCGGGCGACGCCGAGAGCTTGCAGGGCGCGCTGCGCGACATGCTGCGTTCGCTCTTCCGCTGCGACTTCTCCGTGCTGCGGCTGTACGCGCCGCCGGGGGACTCCGCTGCGCGCGCCCCGGACACGGCCAATCTTACCACGGCCGCCCTCTTCCGCTGGCGGACTAACAAGGTCATCTGCTCGCCGCCACTGTGTCCTGGCGCACCCCGTGCCCGGGCCGAGGTGGGCCTCGTCGAGGACACCGCCTGCGAGCGCAGCTGCCCACCCGTGGCGATACGCGCCCTGGAGGCCGAGTGCCGAAAGTACCCGGTGGTGGTCATCAAGGACGTGCGCCTGCTCGATCTGGGCGTGCTGGTGCCCCTGTTGCGTGACCCAGGCCTCAACCTGAAGGTGGTGCAGCTTTTCCGCGACCCGAGGGCGGTGCACAACTCGCGCCTCAAGTCTAGGCAGGGACTGCTGCGCGAGAGCATCCAGGTGCTGCGCACCCGCCAGAGGGGCGACCGCTTCCACCGTGTGCTGCTGGCGCACGGCGTGGGTGCTCGCCCCGGGGGCCAGTCTCGCGCGCTGCCCGCCGCGCCGCGCGCCGATTTCTTCCTGACCGGTGCGCTCGAGGTGATCTGCGAAGCCTGGCTGCGCGATCTGCTTTTCGCGCGCGGCGCGCCCGCCTGGCTGCGGCGCCGCTACCTGAGGCTGCGCTATGAGGACCTGGTGCGGCAGCCACGCACCCAGCTGCGCCGCCTGCTGCGCTTCTCCGGGCTACGCGCGCTCGCAGCGCTCGATGCCTTCGCGCTCAACATGACTCGCGGCGCGGCCTACGGCGCCGACCGGCCCTTCCACCTGTCAGCGCGCGACGCCCGGGAGGCGGTGCACGCCTGGCGCGAGCGCCTGAGCCGAGAGCAGGTGCGCCAGGTGGAGGCCGCCTGCGCTCCAGCCATGCGTCTGCTCGCCTACCCTCGCAGCGGAGAGGAGGGCGACGCGGAGCAGCCCAGGGAAGGGGAGACGCCGCTGGAGATGGATGCCGACGGCGCCACGTAG